The following proteins are co-located in the Microbacterium sp. Clip185 genome:
- a CDS encoding energy-coupling factor transporter transmembrane component T family protein has protein sequence MSLFAIDASASPLGRINPVAKLAATLVVSVTLLLSIDPVSAAVTLAATLVLLAFSRLRAREVWLRVWPIAVAALIGGAATVLYGRPSGAVFFEWGLVRVSEGSLSLAAAIVLRVLAIALPSVVLFITTDPTDLADGLAQLLRLPARFVLGALAGLRLVGLLVDDWRELALARRARGVADRGRIRRFLGQAFALFVLSIRRGTKLATAMEARGFGSDAPRTWARPSRLGWRDAVLLALAAVIAAASVTAAVLAGTWTLVFAL, from the coding sequence ATGAGCCTGTTCGCGATCGACGCCTCGGCGAGCCCGCTGGGCCGGATCAACCCGGTCGCCAAACTCGCCGCGACCCTCGTCGTCTCGGTCACCCTGCTGCTCTCGATCGACCCGGTCTCGGCAGCCGTCACACTCGCGGCCACCCTCGTGCTGCTGGCGTTCTCGCGGCTGCGGGCGCGCGAGGTGTGGCTGCGCGTGTGGCCGATCGCGGTCGCCGCGCTCATCGGCGGTGCCGCCACCGTGCTGTACGGCCGGCCTTCCGGCGCGGTGTTCTTCGAGTGGGGGCTCGTGCGCGTCAGTGAGGGCTCGCTCTCCCTCGCGGCCGCCATCGTGCTGCGTGTGCTGGCGATCGCACTGCCGTCCGTCGTCCTGTTCATCACGACCGACCCCACCGACCTCGCCGACGGTCTCGCCCAGCTGCTGCGTCTTCCCGCCCGCTTCGTGCTCGGTGCACTCGCCGGCCTGCGCCTGGTGGGCCTGCTGGTCGACGACTGGCGTGAGCTCGCCCTGGCCCGGCGTGCACGAGGGGTGGCCGATCGCGGCCGCATCCGCCGCTTCCTCGGTCAGGCGTTCGCCCTCTTCGTGCTCTCCATCCGCCGCGGCACGAAGCTCGCGACGGCCATGGAGGCCCGCGGCTTCGGGTCCGACGCACCGCGCACGTGGGCCCGGCCGTCGCGGCTGGGCTGGCGCGACGCGGTGCTGCTCGCCCTCGCCGCGGTGATCGCCGCCGCATCCGTGACCGCGGCGGTGCTCGCCGGCACCTGGACCCTCGTCTTCGCCCTCTGA